Proteins found in one Amphiprion ocellaris isolate individual 3 ecotype Okinawa chromosome 22, ASM2253959v1, whole genome shotgun sequence genomic segment:
- the LOC111580144 gene encoding gamma-aminobutyric acid receptor subunit rho-3 isoform X2 — translation MRPGFGGSAIPVGIDVQVESIDSISEVNMDFTMTLYLRHYWKDERLSFPSRTNQSRTFDSRLVKKIWVPDVFFVHSKRSFIHDTTMENIMLRVYPDGNILYSVRVTVTALCSMDFSSFPLDTQNCSLELESYAYNENDLMLYWKNGNDSLRTDEIVLSQFFIEHFHASSGLAFYSSTGWYNRLFINFILRRHIFFFMLQTYFPTMLMVVLSWVSFWIDRRAVPARVSLGITTVLTMSTIITGVSSSMPQVSYVKAVDIYLWTSFLFVFLSVIEYAAVNYCTTLEEMRKMKRGKIPSTFNASQAMAFDGCFHDNDIELTPFPRMAPTLTSDPLTPPPQNPDVRPTEGTRLRRQRSVRENVDLLVSNSYMIDSYSRLAFPLSYLLFNTIYWSLYS, via the exons GTTCAGCCATCCCTGTGGGCATCGACGTGCAGGTGGAGAGCATCGACAGCATCTCAGAGGTCAACATG GACTTCACCATGACTCTGTACCTGCGTCACTACTGGAAGGACGAGCGCCTTTCGTTTCCATCTCGAACCAACCAGAGCAGGACATTCGACTCGCGGCTGGTGAAGAAGATCTGGGTTCCCGACGTCTTCTTCGTGCACTCGAAGCGCTCCTTCATCCACGACACCACCATGGAGAACATCATGCTGCGAGTTTACCCCGATGGAAACATCCTCTACAGCGTCAG GGTGACGGTGACGGCGCTCTGCTCCATGGACTTCAGCAGCTTCCCCCTGGACACCCAGAACTGTTCGCTGGAGCTGGAGAGCT ACGCCTACAATGAGAACGACTTGATGCTGTACTGGAAGAACGGCAACGACTCTCTGAGGACGGACGAGATCGTCTTATCGCAGTTCTTCATCGAGCACTTCCACGCCTCCAGCGGCCTGGCTTTCTACAGCAGCaccg GTTGGTACAATCGTCTGTTCATTAACTTCATCCTGCGGCGGcacatcttcttcttcatgctGCAGACCTACTTCCCCACCATGCTGATGGTGGTCCTGTCCTGGGTGTCCTTCTGGATCGACCGGAGGGCCGTTCCTGCTCGAGTGTCTCTGG gtATCACCACGGTGCTCACCATGTCCACCATCATCACCGGAGTGTCCTCCTCCATGCCTCAG GTGTCGTACGTGAAGGCGGTGGACATCTACCTGTGGACCAGCTTCCTGTTCGTCTTCCTGTCTGTGATCGAATACGCAGCCGTGAACTACTGCACCACTCTGGAGGagatgaggaagatgaagaggggGAAG aTCCCCTCCACCTTCAACGCCAGCCAGGCGATGGCCTTCGACGGCTGTTTCCACGACAACGACATCGAGCTGACTCCGTTCCCTCGGATGGCGCCCACCCTGACCTCCGACCCCCTCACCCCGCCCCCCCAGAACCCGGACGTCCGGCCCACGGAGGGGACTCGCCTCCGCCGGCAGCGCTCGGTGCGTGAGAACGTGGACCTGCTGGTGAGCAACAGCTACATGATCGACTCGTACTCGCGGCTGGCCTTCCCTCTGTCCTACCTGCTGTTCAACACCATCTACTGGAGCCTGTACTCCTGA